From Lonchura striata isolate bLonStr1 chromosome 31, bLonStr1.mat, whole genome shotgun sequence, one genomic window encodes:
- the LOC110473897 gene encoding signal-induced proliferation-associated 1-like protein 3: MSSQRSEIPALPKMGVRARVAEWPPRSKDSPEIPKNPRNLPPSQPSFKPFHRRFLPSSKELEFQDGILGIPLRQRSSSEATLSECDAEETPESRGNSGLSAGFFREYGSTSSIDVQGIPEQSFFQMLDEFRAKKPEFSAGKSESRDDENQEEIRDEIREQQPKEKPRRRCLKTDDSIFKKLRSSRHDADAAEDSRIPEAPKAWICRKSFAHFDVQSILFEAVSVRSASTRRRNTTTGASAASAGADPAFPGAEDQNSKENLERDLGDNTSNELLLSCPHFRNEIGGGGGGERDVSFAKSAFSAAPNSGFFTECGNGGKVSNAGVSILEFPKEQRRNPERVGGYGVEHADLGATYYRDYFLGKEHSNYFGVDERLGPVAASVRRERLEESSEHGPQFQQRLIFRTSQLATLRGSILEDATPSTAKAGSGRGIPARDLLEFLLPELNIHCLRLALASPKVPEQLLKLDEQGLCRRRKVGILYCKAGQSSEEEMYNNEAAGPALDEFLALLGEKVTLRSFSKYAAQLDTKTDSTGTHSLYTTYQDYEIMFHVSTMLPYTPNNRQQLLRKRHIGNDIVTIIFQEPGALPFTPQNVRSHFQHVFIIVRAHQPCSDNVSYSVAVTRSKDVPPFGPPLPPPGRAFRRSDLFRSFLLAKAINGENAAHKSQKFLAMATRTRHEYLRDLAENYATNTPLEAAGKFNLISLASKKREKSKARPLAELESAGAVSWRVSASDFGRGGAEVPCVLGISKEFLVLVDLEGKEVVFNCLAGDVVGWNVEGAALRIYHGRGDLVSVRVGAEPGGDGGEEVKEIVQRLKMTTPGCATVDMTLRRNGLGQLGFHVHPDGSVAEVEEYGFAWQAGLRRGSRLLEVCKVAAVALSHEQMIDLLRTSVTVTVVIVPPHEDGTPRRVPLVPLGCLG, translated from the exons ATGAGCTCCCAGCGCTCGGAAATCCCCGCCCTGCCCAAAATGGGCGTCCGCGCCCGCGTGGCCGAGTGGCCCCCGCGATCCAAAGATTCTCCGGAAATTCCCAAAAACCCTCGGAATCTTCCCCCCTCCCAACCCTCCTTCAAACCCTTCCACCGCCGCTTCCTCCCCAGCTCCAAAGAGTTGGAATTCCAAGACGGAATTTTGGGAATCCCCTTGCGCCAGCGCAGCAGCAGCGAAGCGACGCTGAGCGAGTGCGACGCCGAGGAGACGCCGGAGAGCCGCGGCAATTCCGGCCTTTCCGCCGGATTTTTCCGGGAATACGGCAGCACCTCTTCCATCGACGTCCAAGGAATCCCCGAGCAAAGCTTCTTCCAGATGCTCGACGAATTCCGGGCGAAAAAACCCGAATTTTCCGCCGGCAAATCGGAAAGCCGCGACGACGAGAACCAAGAGGAAATCCGGGATGAAATCCGGGAACAGCAGCCCAAGGAAAAACCCCGGCGCCGCTGCCTGAAAACCGACGACTCCATCTTCAAAAAACTCCGCAGCTCCCGGCACGACGCCGACGCCGCCGAAGATTCCCGAATTCCGGAGGCGCCAAAAGCGTGGATTTGCCGGAAAAGCTTCGCCCACTTCGACGTCCAGAGCATTTTGTTCGAGGCCGTCTCGGTGCGCTCGGCGTCGACGCGGCGCCGCAACACCACCACCGGCGCCTCGGCCGCCTCGGCCGGCGCCGATCCGGCGTTTCCCGGCGCCGAGGATCAGAATTCCAAGGAAAACctggagagggatttgggggacaACACCAGCAACGAGCTGCTGTTGAGCTGCCCCCATTTTCGCAACGAGatcggcggcggcggcggcggcgagcgcGACGTCAGTTTTGCCAAGTCGGCGTTTTCGGCGGCGCCGAATTCCGGGTTTTTTACGGAATGCGGGAACGGAGGCAAGGTGAGCAACGCCGGCGTTTCCATCCTGGAATTCCCCAAGGAGCAGCGGAGGAACCCCGAGAGGGTCGGCGGTTACGGCGTGGAGCACGCCGACCTCGGCGCCACCTACTACCGGGACTACTTCCTCGGAaaag aacaCTCCAACTACTTTGGCGTGGACGAGCGGCTGGGCCCGGTGGCCGCCAGCGTCCGGCGGGAGCGGCTGGAGGAGTCCTCGGAGCACGGCCCCCAGTTCCAGCAGCGCCTCATCTTCCGCACCAGCCAG CTGGCGACGCTCCGCGGCTCCATCCTGGAGGACGCCACCCCCAGCACGGCCAAGGCCGGATCCGGGCGCGGGATCCCGGCGCGGGATCTGCTGGAATTCCTCCTGCCCGAGCTCAACATCCACTGCCTgcgcctggccctggcctcGCCCAAGGTCCCCGAGCAGCTCCTCAAGCTGGACGAGCAGGGG CTGTGCCGGCGGCGCAAGGTGGGCATCCTGTACTGCAAGGCCGGGCAGAGCTCGGAGGAGGAGATGTACAACAACGAGGCCGCCGGGCCCGCGCTCGACGAGTTCCTGGCGCTGCTGGGCGAGAAGGTCACCCTGAGGTCCTTCAGCAAGTACGCGGCGCAGCTCGACACCAAGA CCGATTCCACGGGGACGCACTCGCTCTACACCACCTACCAGGACTACGAGATCATGTTCCACGTGTCCACCATGCTGCCCTACACGCCCAACAACCGCCAGCAG ctcctccgGAAGCGCCACATCGGCAACGACATCGTCACCATCATCTTCCAAGAGCCGGGCGCGTTGCCGTTCACGCCGCAGAACGTCCGCTCGCACTTCCAGCACGTCTTCATCATCGTCCGCGCCCACCAGCCCTGCTCCGACAACGTCTCCTACAG cgTCGCCGTCACTCGCTCCAAGGACGTCCCGCCCTTCGGgcccccgctgccgccgcccggccgcgcCTTCCGCCGCTCCGACCTCTTCCGCTCCTTCCTCTTGGCCAAAGCCATCAACGGCGAGAACGCCGCccacaaatcccaaaaattcctcgCCATGGCCACGCGCACCCGCCACGAATACCTGCGCGACCTGGCCGAGAACTACGCCACCAACACGCCCTTGGAGGCGGCCGGCAAGTTCAACCTCATCTCCTTGGCTTCCAAAAAACGGGAGAAATCCAAGGCGAGGCCCTTGGCCGAGTTGGAGAGCGCCGGCGCCGTTTCGTGGCGCGTCTCGGCGTCGGATTttggccggggcggggcggaggTGCCGTGCGTTTTGGGGATCTCCAAGGAGTTCTTGGTGCTGGTGGATCTGGAGGGGAAGGAGGTGGTGTTTAATTGTCTGGCCGGGGACGTGGTGGGGTGGAACGTCGAGGGCGCGGCGTTGAGGATCTACCACGGGCGCGGAGATCTGGTGAGCGTCCGGGTCGGCGCCGAGCCGGGAGGAGACGGAGGAGAGGAGGTCAAGGAGATCGTGCAGAGGTTGAAG atgacgACGCCGGGCTGCGCCACGGTGGACATGACGCTTCGCCGCAACGGGTTGGGCCAGTTGGGGTTCCACGTGCACCCCGACGGCAGCGTGGCCGAGGTGGAGGAGTACGGCTTCGCCTGGCAGGCCGGGCTGCGGCGCGGCAGCCGCCTCCTCGAGGTCTGCAAGGTGGCGGCCGTGGCGCTGAGCCACGAGCAGATGATCGACCTCCTGCGCACCTCGGTCACCGTCACCGTGGTCATCGTGCCGCCCCACGAGGATGGCACGCCCAGGAG GGTGCCATTGGTGCCATTGGGATGTCTTGGTTGA